One window of Pseudomonas sp. FP198 genomic DNA carries:
- a CDS encoding 3-carboxy-cis,cis-muconate cycloisomerase, giving the protein MSERPGNQLFDAYFTARDMREVFCDAGRVQAMLDFEAALARAEARVGLIPQEAVAPIGNACRAQLYDFSALSEAIASAGNSAIPLVKALGKRIAAESAEAERYVHLGATSQDVMDSGLVLQLRQALGLIEGELAQLAVTLARQAERYAATPLAGRTWLQHATPVTLGMKIAGWLGAVTRSRQRLRELKPRLLVLQFGGASGTLAALGEQALPVAEALAAELQLNLPEQPWHTQRDRLVEFGAVLGLIAGSLGKLGRDVSLLMQTEAGEAFEPSAPGKGGSSTMPHKRNPVGAAVLIGAATRVPGLLSTLFSAMPQEHERSLGLWHAEWETLPDICCLVSGALQQARLLAEGLEVDATRMARNLELTQGLVLAEAVSIVLAQRVGRDTAHHLLEQCCKRAVAEQRHLREVLGEEAQVTAQLSATELDHLLDPAHYLGQAQAWVARAVAEHLALNA; this is encoded by the coding sequence ATGAGCGAACGACCGGGCAATCAGCTGTTCGATGCCTACTTCACCGCCCGCGACATGCGCGAAGTGTTCTGCGATGCGGGGCGTGTGCAGGCGATGCTCGACTTTGAGGCGGCGCTGGCCCGGGCCGAGGCGCGGGTTGGGCTGATCCCCCAGGAGGCGGTGGCGCCGATCGGGAATGCCTGTCGCGCTCAGCTGTACGACTTTTCGGCGTTGAGCGAAGCGATTGCCAGCGCCGGCAATTCGGCGATCCCGCTGGTCAAGGCGTTGGGCAAGCGCATCGCTGCCGAGAGCGCCGAGGCCGAGCGCTACGTGCACTTGGGCGCAACCAGCCAGGACGTGATGGACAGTGGCTTGGTGCTGCAACTGCGCCAGGCGCTCGGACTGATCGAAGGTGAACTGGCGCAACTGGCCGTCACCCTGGCTCGACAAGCCGAACGTTACGCCGCCACGCCGCTGGCCGGGCGCACCTGGCTGCAACACGCCACGCCGGTCACCCTGGGGATGAAAATCGCCGGCTGGCTGGGGGCCGTCACGCGCAGTCGCCAGCGCCTGCGGGAGCTCAAGCCACGCCTGTTGGTGCTGCAATTTGGCGGCGCCTCCGGGACTCTCGCCGCCCTGGGGGAACAGGCGCTGCCGGTGGCCGAAGCCTTGGCCGCCGAGCTGCAACTGAACCTGCCGGAGCAGCCTTGGCACACCCAGCGCGATCGCTTGGTGGAGTTCGGCGCGGTGCTGGGCTTGATCGCCGGCAGCCTGGGCAAACTGGGGCGCGACGTCAGCCTGTTGATGCAGACCGAGGCAGGCGAGGCGTTCGAACCGTCGGCACCGGGCAAAGGCGGTTCGTCGACCATGCCCCACAAGCGCAACCCGGTGGGCGCGGCGGTGTTGATCGGCGCTGCGACGCGCGTCCCCGGTCTGTTGTCGACGCTGTTCAGCGCCATGCCTCAGGAACATGAGCGCAGCCTCGGCCTGTGGCATGCCGAATGGGAAACCCTGCCGGACATCTGCTGCCTGGTGTCCGGTGCGCTGCAACAGGCGCGACTGCTGGCCGAAGGGCTGGAAGTGGATGCGACGCGCATGGCCCGCAACCTGGAACTGACCCAAGGGCTGGTGCTGGCCGAAGCCGTCAGCATCGTCCTGGCCCAGCGGGTTGGTCGCGACACCGCGCATCATCTGCTGGAGCAATGCTGCAAGCGCGCGGTGGCCGAACAACGGCATTTGCGCGAGGTGCTGGGGGAAGAAGCCCAGGTCACCGCGCAGTTATCCGCGACCGAGCTTGATCATCTGCTCGACCCGGCCCACTACCTCGGACAAGCCCAGGCCTGGGTTGCCCGAGCGGTGGCCGAACACCTTGCCTTGAATGCCTGA
- the pcaC gene encoding 4-carboxymuconolactone decarboxylase — protein MDEKQRYDEGMQVRRAVLGDAHVDRSLNALTEFNSEFQEMITRHAWGDIWTRPGLPRHTRSLITIAMLIGMNRNEELKLHLRAAANNGVSRSEIKEVIMQSAIYCGIPAANATFHLAESVWDELGTESRT, from the coding sequence GTGGACGAGAAACAACGTTACGACGAAGGCATGCAAGTACGCCGCGCGGTGCTGGGCGATGCCCACGTCGACCGCAGCCTCAATGCACTGACCGAATTCAACAGCGAATTCCAGGAGATGATCACCCGCCACGCCTGGGGCGACATCTGGACCCGCCCGGGCCTGCCGCGCCATACCCGCAGCCTGATCACCATCGCCATGCTGATCGGCATGAACCGCAACGAAGAACTCAAGCTGCACCTGCGCGCCGCCGCCAATAATGGCGTGAGCCGCAGCGAGATCAAGGAAGTGATCATGCAGAGCGCCATCTACTGCGGCATCCCGGCGGCCAATGCCACCTTCCACCTGGCCGAATCCGTCTGGGATGAACTGGGCACCGAATCACGAACCTGA
- the pcaD gene encoding 3-oxoadipate enol-lactonase has product MGLVKLAEGDLNYCFDERRLDGPQDAPVLVLSNSLGTDLHMWDEQVAAFSEHFRVLRFDTRGHGRSLVTEGPYSIEQLGRDVLAMLDALDIDKVHFCGLSMGGLIGQWLGINAGERLHKLVVCNTAAKIGDPSMWNPRIETVLRDGKAAMIALRDASIARWFTPDFAKAHPATAEKITDMLAATSPQGYAANCAAVRDADFREQLSLIRVPLLVIAGTEDAVTPPAGGRFIQERVEGAEYAEFHAAHLSNVQAGAAFSARVLDFLLDTGRA; this is encoded by the coding sequence GTGGGATTGGTCAAACTCGCCGAGGGCGATCTGAACTATTGTTTTGATGAGCGGCGATTGGACGGGCCGCAAGACGCCCCGGTGCTGGTGCTCTCCAACTCCCTGGGCACCGATTTGCATATGTGGGACGAGCAGGTCGCGGCGTTCAGCGAACACTTTCGGGTCTTGCGTTTCGACACCCGTGGTCACGGCCGGTCGCTGGTCACCGAGGGCCCCTACAGCATCGAACAGCTGGGCCGCGACGTGCTGGCGATGCTTGATGCGCTGGACATCGACAAGGTGCATTTCTGCGGCCTGTCCATGGGTGGCCTGATCGGCCAGTGGCTGGGAATCAACGCCGGCGAGCGCCTGCACAAACTGGTGGTGTGCAACACCGCCGCGAAGATTGGCGACCCTTCGATGTGGAACCCGCGCATCGAAACCGTGCTGCGTGATGGCAAGGCGGCGATGATAGCGTTGCGTGATGCGTCGATTGCCCGCTGGTTCACGCCGGATTTCGCCAAGGCCCATCCGGCGACGGCGGAAAAAATTACCGACATGCTGGCGGCGACCTCGCCCCAAGGCTATGCGGCCAACTGCGCCGCAGTGCGCGATGCCGATTTCCGTGAGCAGCTATCGCTGATCCGTGTGCCATTGCTGGTGATCGCTGGCACCGAAGATGCCGTGACGCCGCCAGCGGGCGGACGGTTTATCCAAGAGCGGGTCGAGGGCGCCGAATACGCCGAGTTTCATGCCGCGCACTTGTCCAACGTCCAGGCCGGCGCCGCGTTCAGCGCGCGGGTATTGGATTTCCTGCTTGATACTGGCCGCGCCTGA